A stretch of the Mycobacterium sp. ITM-2016-00317 genome encodes the following:
- a CDS encoding DUF2254 domain-containing protein, protein MLGRSRTVPALRIASGRYRFRESLFALPTVVVIGGAVLAEATAFVDRVTVGGLAIPLTVRMNSNAATWLLSTVAGATITTAGVVFSLTVVSLQLASSQFSPRVMRSFIRDRVSQLVIGLLVATFVFCVLALRHVSADPAANAPPLQMTFAIVLTLTTVLLIIGYLNRLAHGLQVGEVVRAISKEADHVLEATTREARAEEPALEEAGEPSDDRLVVRAGTSGWVTQAPSKYILAAVPPSTVVRLETRTGAYIHRGEVLMSAWPMPEDPERTRARLLATVEVADIRTMQYDVDFGIRQLVDIALRALSAAINDPTTATEVVLRLGSLLRDILVSELPLVSVRGPHGRTLLRPWILSHDEYIEHAFDPIRQAAVTQIHVVTALLRVLQMLIDHVVGAGRTEHVPALRAQITLLMDAVAARTDIHADDLARLRAIAEDTDPAEHDLR, encoded by the coding sequence ATGTTGGGACGTTCCCGCACTGTGCCTGCTCTGCGGATCGCCAGCGGACGCTACCGGTTTCGGGAGAGTCTGTTCGCGCTGCCGACCGTAGTGGTCATCGGCGGGGCCGTCCTGGCGGAGGCGACGGCGTTCGTCGACCGAGTCACGGTCGGCGGCCTTGCGATCCCGCTGACCGTCCGGATGAACAGCAATGCCGCCACCTGGTTGCTCAGCACAGTCGCGGGCGCGACCATCACCACCGCAGGGGTGGTGTTCTCGCTGACCGTCGTGAGCCTGCAGCTGGCAAGCAGCCAGTTCTCTCCGCGGGTGATGCGATCCTTCATCCGCGACCGCGTCAGCCAGCTCGTCATAGGTCTATTGGTCGCGACATTCGTCTTCTGTGTGTTGGCGCTGCGCCACGTCAGCGCCGATCCCGCGGCGAATGCACCTCCCCTCCAGATGACGTTCGCCATCGTCCTGACTCTGACGACGGTGCTGCTGATCATCGGCTACCTCAACCGCCTGGCCCACGGGTTACAGGTCGGCGAGGTGGTGCGGGCGATCTCGAAGGAAGCCGACCATGTGCTGGAGGCGACCACGAGGGAGGCGCGCGCGGAGGAACCCGCCCTCGAAGAAGCGGGCGAACCCAGCGACGACCGGCTGGTGGTCCGCGCCGGGACCAGTGGTTGGGTGACCCAGGCGCCGAGCAAGTACATCCTCGCGGCGGTACCGCCGTCGACGGTCGTGCGGCTCGAAACCCGCACCGGCGCATACATTCACCGCGGCGAGGTGCTGATGTCGGCGTGGCCGATGCCCGAGGATCCCGAGCGGACGAGGGCTCGTCTGCTTGCCACGGTCGAGGTCGCCGACATCCGAACCATGCAGTACGACGTGGACTTCGGTATCCGTCAGCTCGTCGACATCGCGTTGCGCGCGCTGAGCGCGGCGATCAACGACCCGACTACGGCGACGGAGGTGGTGTTGCGCCTGGGCAGCCTTCTGCGGGACATCCTCGTGTCGGAACTGCCGCTGGTCTCGGTCCGCGGACCCCACGGCCGGACTTTGCTGCGGCCATGGATTCTGTCCCACGACGAGTACATCGAGCATGCGTTCGACCCGATCCGCCAGGCCGCGGTCACCCAGATCCACGTGGTCACAGCACTTCTGCGCGTCTTGCAGATGCTCATCGATCATGTCGTCGGGGCCGGACGCACCGAGCACGTCCCGGCGTTGAGGGCACAGATCACTCTGCTGATGGACGCCGTGGCGGCACGCACCGACATCCACGCCGATGATCTCGCCCGACTGCGGGCGATCGCCGAAGACACCGACCCGGCCGAGCATGACCTGCGGTGA
- a CDS encoding HAD family phosphatase — MLRHLDEFDVAAVRVILCDADGNLFPSEEPAFEASVGVTNRYLSQIGVTRRYTAEELRISSTGKNFRTTAVDLALEWGAELLTPAELERWVQQERREVTAHLGSVLQPDRGVLDPLALLSLKYELAAVSSSALGRLKACFTAATLDDLIPERSRFSAEDSLPVPTSKPDPAVYRFAIDALGITSAQAVAVEDSVPGVASAVAAGVPTIGNVMFVPADERERRCDELAAAGACILVDSWHDVATLLVGSLDSSAGAHRVEADPGVATAGERA, encoded by the coding sequence ATGTTGCGGCACCTTGACGAGTTCGACGTCGCAGCGGTACGGGTGATTCTGTGCGACGCCGACGGCAACCTCTTCCCGTCGGAAGAGCCTGCCTTCGAAGCGTCGGTGGGCGTTACCAATCGCTATCTTTCGCAGATAGGCGTGACGCGTCGCTACACCGCTGAGGAGCTCCGAATCTCCAGCACCGGCAAGAATTTCCGCACCACCGCCGTCGACCTCGCCCTCGAATGGGGTGCAGAACTGCTGACCCCAGCCGAACTGGAACGGTGGGTCCAACAGGAACGCAGAGAGGTCACCGCACACCTGGGATCTGTGCTTCAGCCCGACCGCGGCGTTCTCGACCCACTGGCCCTCCTGAGCCTGAAGTACGAACTCGCCGCGGTCAGCTCGAGCGCGCTGGGGCGCTTGAAGGCATGTTTCACCGCGGCCACCTTGGACGACCTGATCCCTGAGCGGTCCCGGTTCAGCGCCGAGGACTCACTGCCGGTTCCGACGAGCAAACCAGACCCGGCCGTCTATCGGTTCGCCATCGATGCGCTCGGCATCACATCGGCACAGGCGGTAGCGGTGGAGGATTCGGTGCCCGGTGTCGCGAGCGCGGTGGCTGCGGGCGTGCCCACCATCGGCAACGTGATGTTCGTACCGGCAGATGAGCGGGAACGGCGTTGCGACGAACTGGCAGCCGCCGGCGCCTGCATCCTGGTGGATTCCTGGCATGACGTTGCGACGCTGCTGGTCGGTTCACTCGACAGCTCCGCCGGCGCTCATCGCGTCGAGGCAGACCCTGGGGTCGCCACGGCCGGAGAACGGGCGTGA
- a CDS encoding DegT/DnrJ/EryC1/StrS family aminotransferase: protein MSGSDQALSHVDEQREQNEAKAQREAQAGPVRSSPDAAPVGEAIEDFHRRGDLSFGIPAHRCATGPAEPIAARWAGRDAFRADIGMNNGVDNRHQSWQVEPTAMTLFADAVGADETLFSTNGSTENVHVAMMAAVRPGETLVMARNGHKSAFSGLVLSGAMPVYVDPEYDNQWQLAHNVDPGRLDTVLRDHPDAVAAMVFTPTYYGVSADVRGLADAAHSHGVPLITNDAWGLDFSFCSRLPPSAIESGADLSIGSVHKSLNGLCQTSVLSRKGERIDPTRLSLVFELTQSTSASSLLLSSIDAARCQFAEHGEELLGHAVDVAAQVRGALSEVAGLDVMGEEILASPGAFALDPTHVCIDVNRLGLTGYQAADWLRERCGVHVELADHRRVMALITYADTDATAHRFIDAMSALADAHCDRGAQPIGDAPPLPELRTETVMLPRDAYLGATEMVQWRKASGRISAEMICPYPPGIPVIAPGEVLTDAIVDYLQQQAAKGVMVEGAADESLAEFRVVAP from the coding sequence ATGTCGGGATCCGATCAAGCGCTCTCACACGTCGACGAGCAACGCGAACAGAACGAAGCCAAGGCGCAGAGGGAAGCCCAAGCCGGCCCTGTTCGCAGCTCGCCGGACGCCGCTCCGGTCGGCGAGGCGATAGAGGACTTTCATCGCCGAGGTGACCTCAGCTTCGGTATCCCGGCACACCGTTGCGCTACGGGACCGGCCGAGCCGATCGCGGCGCGCTGGGCGGGCAGGGACGCCTTCCGGGCCGACATCGGGATGAACAACGGCGTGGACAACCGGCATCAGTCCTGGCAGGTCGAGCCCACAGCCATGACATTGTTCGCCGACGCGGTCGGCGCGGACGAGACGCTGTTCTCCACGAACGGCAGTACCGAGAACGTGCACGTCGCGATGATGGCCGCGGTCCGACCCGGCGAAACTCTGGTCATGGCCCGCAACGGCCACAAGTCGGCGTTCTCTGGCCTCGTTCTCTCCGGGGCGATGCCCGTCTATGTCGATCCGGAGTACGACAACCAATGGCAGCTCGCCCACAACGTGGACCCCGGCCGCCTCGACACGGTCCTGCGCGACCATCCGGACGCGGTGGCCGCAATGGTTTTCACGCCCACCTACTACGGCGTCAGCGCCGACGTGCGCGGCCTCGCCGACGCCGCGCACTCCCATGGCGTGCCGCTGATCACCAATGACGCCTGGGGACTGGACTTCAGCTTCTGCAGCCGACTACCCCCATCGGCGATCGAGTCAGGCGCCGACCTGTCCATCGGCAGCGTCCACAAATCCCTCAACGGGCTGTGCCAGACCTCGGTACTGAGCCGAAAAGGCGAGCGGATCGACCCCACGCGGCTGTCCCTGGTTTTCGAACTGACCCAGTCGACAAGCGCATCGTCGCTGTTGCTGTCGTCCATCGACGCGGCGCGGTGCCAGTTCGCCGAGCATGGCGAAGAGCTACTCGGCCACGCCGTCGATGTCGCTGCGCAAGTCCGCGGCGCGCTGTCGGAGGTCGCAGGCCTCGACGTCATGGGTGAGGAGATTCTCGCGAGTCCCGGAGCATTCGCACTGGATCCCACTCACGTGTGCATTGACGTCAATCGCCTGGGGTTGACGGGCTATCAAGCTGCCGACTGGTTGCGTGAGCGCTGTGGCGTGCATGTCGAGTTGGCCGATCACCGCAGGGTCATGGCCCTGATCACCTACGCCGACACCGACGCCACCGCGCATCGGTTCATCGACGCGATGTCCGCGCTCGCAGACGCCCACTGCGACCGCGGCGCCCAACCGATCGGCGACGCTCCGCCGTTGCCCGAACTGCGCACCGAAACGGTGATGCTGCCTCGCGACGCCTATCTCGGCGCGACCGAAATGGTGCAGTGGCGCAAGGCATCGGGTCGCATCTCGGCGGAGATGATCTGCCCCTACCCGCCGGGTATCCCAGTCATCGCCCCCGGGGAAGTGCTCACCGACGCCATCGTGGACTATCTCCAGCAGCAGGCGGCCAAAGGCGTCATGGTCGAAGGCGCCGCCGACGAGTCGCTCGCCGAGTTCCGCGTCGTCGCCCCGTAA
- a CDS encoding mannitol dehydrogenase family protein, with amino-acid sequence MSNVIRLRPNTGVPLNSATLDLHAGRLSVPKYDRSALTPSVVHIGVGGFHRAHQGSYFDDLARAGLSMDWGVTGVGLHRDEMKKALVPQDCLYTVIERGADRSEGRVVGAMRRYLFAPDEHAAVRAVLADERTRLVTLTITGDGYHRNPATGDFDADSAAVRHDLQGPVSYRTAWAYLVDALEQRRRSGLPPFTVMSCDNVPDNGDAARTALVGFAEQRDAELARWIEQNVAFPSTMVDRITPKTTPTEITRIAETHGIADRWPVVAEPFRQWVIEDAFCNGRPPLDGVGAQFVPDVAPYKLVKTRLLNGSHCAVSYLGILLRHETTDAAMNDPDVYHYVEQLMRTELCPLLDGTADVDLNDYCATLLERLSNPGVADRLSRLAARGSTKMPSYLLPSLQQARRENRPTSMLTLAVAAWFRYLRGYDLSGRPITVEDQRAEELTPIAKVGLSDPRPLLAVRKYFGDLGDDEGFVLELERMLRDIDQRGLAATLRKTVGSRHFNQSWQEGRDVAAP; translated from the coding sequence ATGTCCAATGTCATCAGGCTTCGGCCGAATACTGGAGTTCCACTGAACAGCGCCACCCTCGACCTGCACGCCGGTCGGCTGTCTGTTCCCAAATACGACCGGTCGGCGCTGACCCCTTCGGTCGTTCACATCGGCGTGGGGGGATTCCATCGCGCCCACCAGGGCAGCTACTTCGATGACCTCGCCCGCGCCGGTCTCTCGATGGACTGGGGCGTCACCGGTGTCGGATTGCACCGCGATGAGATGAAGAAGGCGCTGGTGCCACAGGACTGTCTGTACACGGTCATCGAGCGTGGCGCGGACCGCTCCGAAGGGCGCGTGGTGGGGGCCATGCGCCGGTACCTTTTCGCACCGGACGAGCATGCCGCGGTAAGGGCGGTGCTTGCCGACGAACGCACCCGCCTGGTGACGTTGACGATCACCGGTGACGGATACCACCGGAACCCTGCCACCGGCGACTTCGATGCCGACTCCGCGGCCGTGCGCCACGACCTCCAGGGTCCAGTCTCCTATCGCACGGCGTGGGCTTACCTGGTGGACGCGCTCGAGCAACGACGACGTAGCGGGCTGCCACCGTTTACCGTGATGTCGTGTGACAACGTGCCTGACAACGGCGACGCGGCAAGGACCGCCCTCGTGGGCTTCGCCGAACAGCGCGATGCCGAACTGGCTCGCTGGATCGAGCAGAACGTGGCATTCCCGTCCACCATGGTTGACCGGATCACGCCGAAGACCACTCCGACCGAAATCACCCGCATCGCCGAGACCCATGGAATTGCCGACCGGTGGCCGGTAGTGGCGGAGCCGTTCCGCCAGTGGGTAATTGAAGATGCGTTCTGCAACGGCCGCCCGCCGCTCGATGGGGTCGGCGCTCAGTTCGTCCCGGATGTCGCTCCGTACAAACTGGTGAAAACCCGTCTGCTCAACGGATCGCACTGCGCTGTGAGCTACCTCGGCATCCTGCTGCGGCACGAGACCACCGACGCGGCGATGAATGATCCTGACGTCTATCACTACGTCGAGCAGCTCATGCGTACGGAGCTGTGCCCGCTGTTGGATGGCACAGCTGACGTGGACCTTAACGACTACTGCGCCACGCTGCTGGAACGCCTGTCCAATCCGGGTGTAGCCGATAGGCTTTCACGACTCGCGGCGCGCGGCTCCACCAAGATGCCGTCCTACCTGTTGCCCTCCCTCCAACAGGCGCGACGCGAGAATCGACCCACGTCCATGCTGACCCTGGCGGTGGCCGCCTGGTTCCGGTACCTGCGCGGCTACGACCTTTCTGGACGGCCGATCACGGTCGAAGACCAACGCGCAGAGGAATTGACCCCGATCGCCAAGGTGGGGCTCAGTGATCCGCGACCGCTGCTCGCCGTGCGCAAGTACTTCGGGGATCTCGGTGATGATGAGGGCTTCGTCTTGGAACTGGAGCGGATGCTGCGCGATATCGACCAGCGGGGTCTTGCGGCAACACTGCGAAAGACAGTGGGGTCACGACACTTCAACCAGAGCTGGCAGGAGGGACGCGATGTTGCGGCACCTTGA
- a CDS encoding SDR family oxidoreductase, which produces MKLSLRPLSEQVMVITGASSGIGLVTARMAAREGVGALVLAARNEDALSTLTDEIRAAGGKAVYVVADVGEESDVQRIADTAISEFGRFDTWVNNAGVSIFGNIMDVSTEDFRRVFDTVFWGVAYGSRAAVAHFRTREPGTAGALINVGSFFGDRATPVQSTYGSAKFAVHGFTEALRMEAAHEGIPASITLVHPGRIDTPYNEHAHSYQEQQPAHRGMIYPPEAVAEGILYAATHPKRDVYVGAQAKLLVLIANIAPRVVDRVMQHYQYWSQRADRPSRSREDSALYKPGHGLQERGTQAGHVRSGSYYVKATTHPAYTALACLGVAAGGAGAAAAAGRRRLTHSAGIGRPRTAVKPVS; this is translated from the coding sequence ATGAAGCTGTCTTTGCGCCCCCTTTCCGAGCAGGTCATGGTCATCACCGGCGCATCGAGCGGGATAGGTCTGGTCACGGCCAGAATGGCCGCGCGCGAGGGTGTCGGCGCCTTGGTGTTGGCAGCCCGCAACGAGGACGCGCTGAGTACGCTCACCGATGAGATCCGGGCAGCGGGCGGCAAGGCCGTCTACGTCGTGGCCGACGTCGGCGAAGAAAGCGACGTCCAGCGAATCGCCGACACGGCGATCAGCGAATTCGGGAGGTTCGACACGTGGGTCAACAACGCCGGTGTGTCGATCTTCGGCAACATCATGGACGTGTCGACCGAAGATTTCCGCCGAGTTTTCGACACCGTCTTCTGGGGTGTCGCCTACGGATCACGTGCGGCGGTGGCCCATTTTCGAACTCGCGAACCCGGGACCGCCGGCGCCCTGATCAACGTCGGCAGCTTCTTCGGTGATCGCGCCACGCCTGTCCAATCCACTTATGGCAGTGCCAAATTCGCCGTGCACGGTTTTACCGAGGCGCTGCGGATGGAAGCAGCGCATGAGGGCATCCCCGCGTCGATCACCCTCGTACATCCCGGTCGGATAGACACGCCCTACAACGAACATGCCCACAGCTATCAGGAACAGCAGCCCGCGCACCGCGGCATGATCTACCCGCCCGAGGCGGTGGCCGAGGGAATCCTGTATGCGGCAACGCATCCGAAGAGAGACGTCTACGTCGGCGCACAAGCCAAGCTGTTGGTGCTCATCGCCAACATCGCACCGCGCGTCGTCGACCGTGTCATGCAGCATTATCAGTATTGGTCTCAGCGCGCGGATCGGCCGTCACGCTCGCGAGAGGACAGCGCGCTCTATAAGCCCGGTCACGGTTTGCAGGAGCGGGGCACCCAAGCCGGACACGTCCGGTCGGGCAGTTACTACGTCAAGGCGACGACCCACCCCGCTTACACGGCATTGGCCTGTCTGGGGGTGGCCGCCGGAGGGGCCGGGGCCGCTGCCGCTGCCGGTCGCAGGAGGCTGACGCATTCGGCTGGAATCGGACGACCCAGGACGGCGGTCAAGCCCGTCTCATGA
- a CDS encoding inositol monophosphatase family protein has protein sequence MQRTLVSYLLMPRPKDLVKALLIPVAYAVGAAATGEVSIESAVRVVVVMAAVELLIYPARYQWNDIRGFVADQQHPDSGSRGRLPGPLSDARRNVATSGAVALLRLLGVVALVFLLPGLDLGGLLTCAVAGIFGVAFAYEWLRSRYTGQDGQAPPRLHRGLVLIWLVAGAGYAVRGLVGLALAVDLRSHLALTAWAAVTLWAYGVAFVTSRWAVEATAFATAGGDGRVRFEARGDQGREHLVVLARWLPERLSDAALGPTRWVPLSEKTPLTAPWNIAIMVAGLASAVTGLLLAGPASVAGCVAAAAVGLTVTALPVLGVPRARTFLIPVGALALVGCYHLIGCPSPAVALAPWVLITAAYLFFSSRSLYALGRPGRLTRAVRSVRRSAGRSVFGRQTWATLQHNNTRAEIAADLPSEGTELVDVARIAAAAGARVAMRWWAVHAQLEVQEKQGPRDLVSRADRETEEAIRAELTRLRPDDGVLGEEGGTVDGSSGIRWVIDPIDGTTSYLYGRSDWAVSVAAVRCSDGVIVAAAVCEPVLGKTTYAQRGQGTFCDGQRVTVNDVWSLDRALIEINLGRDDQRAIAGAMVHELGGSVRDLRRGGSAASALAHVATGRADGVWAPGLQPWDGAGGVLLVEEAGGSVGDLSGHSAGVWPASGDVLAASPALWAALHVILARVYVIRV, from the coding sequence ATGCAGCGGACTCTGGTGAGCTACCTGCTGATGCCCCGTCCAAAGGACCTGGTGAAGGCGCTGCTGATCCCTGTCGCCTACGCGGTGGGCGCGGCCGCTACGGGAGAGGTGAGCATCGAGTCCGCTGTCCGTGTCGTTGTCGTGATGGCCGCGGTGGAGCTACTCATCTATCCCGCCCGGTACCAATGGAACGACATCAGGGGCTTCGTCGCCGACCAACAGCACCCCGACAGCGGTTCCCGCGGTCGGTTACCCGGACCACTGAGCGACGCCCGACGGAACGTGGCCACCAGTGGTGCCGTGGCGCTGCTGCGATTGCTGGGCGTGGTGGCTCTTGTCTTCCTGCTTCCGGGACTGGACCTCGGAGGTCTGCTCACCTGCGCCGTCGCAGGAATCTTCGGAGTCGCCTTCGCCTACGAGTGGCTGCGTTCCCGATATACGGGGCAGGACGGGCAGGCACCGCCGCGCCTTCATCGCGGTCTGGTGCTCATCTGGCTGGTCGCCGGTGCCGGGTATGCCGTGCGCGGCCTGGTCGGGTTGGCGCTTGCTGTCGATCTGCGCTCCCACCTCGCACTGACGGCGTGGGCGGCGGTGACGCTCTGGGCCTACGGCGTCGCGTTCGTCACCAGCCGCTGGGCGGTCGAAGCGACAGCTTTCGCCACCGCGGGCGGGGACGGGCGGGTCCGATTCGAGGCGCGCGGGGATCAGGGACGCGAGCACCTGGTGGTGCTGGCCCGGTGGCTGCCAGAGCGGTTGTCCGACGCCGCACTGGGCCCGACGCGCTGGGTTCCGTTGTCGGAGAAGACACCTCTCACGGCGCCATGGAACATTGCGATCATGGTCGCCGGACTGGCGTCGGCGGTGACCGGATTACTGCTGGCAGGTCCCGCTTCGGTCGCCGGTTGCGTCGCGGCTGCCGCCGTCGGACTCACGGTGACGGCGCTTCCCGTACTCGGTGTACCCCGGGCGCGGACGTTCCTGATACCCGTCGGCGCGCTGGCGCTGGTGGGCTGCTACCACCTCATCGGATGCCCCAGCCCGGCAGTTGCACTGGCGCCTTGGGTCCTGATCACGGCGGCCTATTTGTTCTTCAGCAGTCGCAGTCTGTACGCGCTCGGGAGGCCCGGCAGGCTGACGCGAGCCGTCAGGTCGGTCCGGAGGTCGGCGGGCAGGTCTGTCTTCGGCCGTCAGACGTGGGCGACGCTGCAGCACAACAATACTAGGGCCGAGATCGCCGCTGACCTGCCTTCGGAAGGAACCGAACTCGTTGACGTGGCGCGGATCGCGGCGGCGGCGGGCGCCCGGGTGGCCATGCGCTGGTGGGCGGTCCACGCACAGCTCGAGGTTCAGGAGAAGCAGGGCCCCCGCGACCTGGTGAGCCGCGCGGACCGCGAGACCGAAGAGGCGATTCGCGCCGAGCTGACCCGACTCCGCCCCGATGACGGCGTGCTGGGCGAGGAGGGCGGCACGGTGGACGGATCCAGCGGCATCCGGTGGGTGATCGACCCGATCGACGGCACGACGAGTTACCTGTACGGCCGGTCGGACTGGGCCGTCAGTGTCGCCGCGGTCCGCTGCAGCGACGGCGTGATCGTTGCGGCGGCGGTGTGCGAACCGGTTCTCGGCAAGACCACCTATGCCCAGCGGGGACAAGGCACGTTCTGCGACGGCCAACGGGTCACCGTCAACGACGTGTGGTCGCTGGACCGAGCACTGATCGAGATCAACCTGGGCCGTGACGACCAGCGCGCGATCGCCGGGGCCATGGTTCACGAATTAGGCGGCTCCGTACGAGATCTCAGGCGCGGCGGCAGCGCCGCGAGCGCGCTGGCGCACGTGGCGACCGGACGCGCCGACGGTGTGTGGGCGCCAGGCCTGCAACCGTGGGACGGCGCCGGCGGCGTGCTGCTTGTCGAAGAGGCGGGTGGCTCGGTGGGCGACCTCTCGGGACACAGCGCCGGCGTGTGGCCGGCCTCCGGCGACGTCCTGGCGGCGAGCCCGGCGTTGTGGGCTGCATTACACGTCATCCTGGCGCGGGTGTATGTAATCCGAGTTTAG